The DNA region ctttgGGTCCCAAATCCAAGCTGCTTCACCCCCTCCACTCAATTTTTGGGGATGTGGCAATCTAAAAGAGGCTAGGAATAGAAATATGTGTATGGCTGTACGGGTGCATGCGTGTGGGTGGGTGGCGTTCAGTATCCTAGAGAGGGGGATTCCAAGTGTGGATAAGAAAAGGGGGGTGTTGGAAAGGTCTGATAAGCCGTGGGGTGCGAATGGGGGGTGCGAATATCTCTGCGCGTGCATGTACGCATTTGCACGAGCTCTCACGCTTCAGTGCGGGTGCACCCTGCCCACCTCCTCTGGCATGCGCTGGGGGGGGGATGGGGCGGCTCAAAGGCAGGATTCAAGAGGAAAGACTGCTTTAGAGCCCCCTCCCCCTGTCATACACCAGGCGCCTTTAtcggtgcctcagtttccctgctaAGCCTGTCagtgagcgctctctctctctctctctttcacaggGATAGGCTTCACCACAGAGACCTCTGGCCTCTCCGAACCACTTCACCCCACCCTACACTCTTAGCCGTCTTCGGCAGGTCTCAGTGCCGGCTCCATCGGTGCTTTAGCCCGAGCCGCAGCAATGCTGCACACCGAGGGCCACGCTCTTCTTCGGGCGGTCGGTCAGGGTAAGCTACGCTTGGCCCGTTTGCTTCTGGAAGGAGGAGCCTACGTGAATGAGGGTGATGCCCAGGGGGAGACTGCGCTAATGGCGGCCTGTAGGGCCCGCTACGACGACCCTCAGAACAAGGCACGGATGGTACGCTACCTCCTGGAGCAAGGCGCGGACCCCAACATCGCAGACCGTTTAGGACGCACCGCGCTCATGCACGCTTGCGCCGGGGGTGGGGGAGCCGCAGTGGCCTCTCTGCTCCTTGCCCACGGCGCAGACCCCTCAGTCCGAGATCACGCTGGCGCCTCTGCGCTTGTCCACGCCCTGGACCGGGGGGACCGCGAGACCCTTGCCACGTTGCTGGACGCCTGTAAGGCCAAGGGCACGGAGGTCATCATCATAACCACGGATACCTCGCCCTCGGGCACCAAGAAGACCAGGCAGTATCTCAATTCCCCACCGTCCCCGGGGGTGGAGGACCCTGCACCCGCTCCTCCCAGCCCAGGGGTCTGCACGTCGCCTTCGGAAGTCCAACTGCAGACTGCAGGAGGAGGACGCGGGTTGTTATCCCCTCGAacccaagaagaagaggagaaaagagacatatttgaaTTCCCTCTTCCTAAGCCCCCTGATGACCCTTCCCCTTCCGAGCCTCTCCCCAAGCCTCCCCGACATCCTCCAAAACCACTCAAAAGGCTCAACTCGGAGCCCTGGGGCCTTGTGGCTCCTCCTCAACCTGTCCCTCCTGCGGAAGGGAGGCCGGGTATGGAGCGCCTGGCGACTGAATTCAACGGCCTGACCCTGACGGGTAGACCGCGTCTTTCTCGGCGTCACAGCACCGAAGGCCCGGAGGACCCGCCCCCATGGGCGGAGAAAGTGACGGGCGGGGGTCCTCTGTCGCGCCGGAACACAGCGCCCGAGGCTCAGGAGTCTGGTCTTCCTTCAGGGCTAAGGCAAAAACTGAGCCGCATGGAGTCGGTGGAGCTCGACACTCCTGGACATTTTTGCCCTGACTCGCCCGAGTCCAGCCGCTTATCCCTGGAGCGCCGGCGATACAGCGCCTCTCCGCTGACCCTCCCTCCAGCGGGCTCAGTTTCCTCCCCGCGCCAGTCCCAGGAAAGTCTGCCCGGGGCTGTATCCCCGTTGAGCGGACGGAGGCGGAGTCCTGGGCTGCTGGAGCGCAGGGGTTCCGGGACCTTGCTCCTGGACCACATCTCGCAAACTCGACCGGGTTTCTTGCCTCCTCTCAACGtcagcccccaccctcccatccccgaCATTCGCCCCCAAGCCGGAGGTCGGGCACCCTCACTGCCTGCCCCTCCTCACTCTGGGGCACCAGGATCTCCTAGGACCAAGCGCAAGTTGGTGAGACGCCACTCCATGCAGACTGAGCAGATTCGCCTGCTAGGGGGTTTCCAGAGTCTAGGCGGGCCAGGGGAACCAGGGCGCTGAAAGAAGTGATGGCgccagggagggggagggtcagGATCCTGATGGCAGGAAAACCAGCTGATACCTCGGACTCCGGACCTTTTGCATGTGCTCACGGCactgtgcacgcacacatgggTAAGCATGTGTCCACAAGCACAGTACACTTACTAGTGAAGGGAGGATACATACTGTGTTCCCTGGGTGTATAGACTCACGTGTTCATGCCCTGGTCATTTCACAAGTACATGGGGACTACTTGGGTACCCATAGGCACAGCACACCAACAAACAGAGCTGGGGTCCCAGATTCACTTGCATCTGCAGGGGGCCCCTCCGATTTGTGGCTGGTCTCCTGTATATTTGCTCTCCTGAAGAAGCAGTCCCCTGCTTCCCATGTATGCCCTGCAACGTGGCCTACCCTACCTTCATATACTTTTCTCTTCATGAGTATCCCGCCCCATTCTTCAGGCCTTGCTTCTCCACGCCTGGCTCCTCCGCTTTTcaggatgtcttcttcagttttcttgGGGTTCCTGCAGCAGCCCCCAATCTTGATCCTGTTGCAGCCTTTCGTGCCTGCCACTTCTCCACCCGCTGCTTTTTattccctcccccaacacacagcaCTACAGGCTGTCTTGTTTACTCCAGGGTGGGTCATGGGCCCTAGGttgctcttctgtctgtctgagcTTATGAACCTCCCCCGCCCCAAAGAAGTGGTGAGCAGGCCTAAGTCCTCTTACCACTTGACATGTCAAATAAATGTGTTCAGAAGTCTCTGTTTTGTCACTGCTGCCTGAAGGTGTGGGCTGGGGGTGAAGAGGAGAGGGGCAAGGAAGGTGATGCTACAGTTACAACTGCCTGGGAAGGGTATCTAGATGTTACAACTACCTTCTTTCCAGGTTGTAGAATAGGCGGCCCAGTTCTGTGTTCCGAAGGCTTTAAAGCATCCGACAGGCCTGCCTTCCCTGCAGTCTCCTCATGCCTGGCCTTTAATGAGTCTTACCGAGTGCCTCTTTCTCCACAAGCACATTTCTTGAcgacatacatttaaaaaacccaacaaaacaagcGCACAGCGTTTGATTCCATTTCTCCAGGTGTGCCCCAatcattttcttctcccttcttttgCCCCATTgtttaatctctgagccacccTGGGGGGGGGCGTTAGTAACTTCTCCTGGGGGGGGATGAAAGTCAATCAACAGAAGGGTGTtataatgtgtgtgcatgggtgtgtgtgtggcgacAGTTGTTGGAAACCAGCCTGAGTTCTGTGAACAAAGTGACCCTTTCCAATCTGTCATGGCTTATGCAGGAATTCTAGCTTTGTCCTACTGTACTGTAATGAACATATTCTACTTTCTCTCGCTCCTTTAATGAAGAGCTAAAATCAGAAAAACATCCCTAACTATAGCATAGTGAAGAGATGAAAACGTTTGGATCAG from Acomys russatus chromosome 15, mAcoRus1.1, whole genome shotgun sequence includes:
- the Ankrd34a gene encoding ankyrin repeat domain-containing protein 34A; protein product: MLHTEGHALLRAVGQGKLRLARLLLEGGAYVNEGDAQGETALMAACRARYDDPQNKARMVRYLLEQGADPNIADRLGRTALMHACAGGGGAAVASLLLAHGADPSVRDHAGASALVHALDRGDRETLATLLDACKAKGTEVIIITTDTSPSGTKKTRQYLNSPPSPGVEDPAPAPPSPGVCTSPSEVQLQTAGGGRGLLSPRTQEEEEKRDIFEFPLPKPPDDPSPSEPLPKPPRHPPKPLKRLNSEPWGLVAPPQPVPPAEGRPGMERLATEFNGLTLTGRPRLSRRHSTEGPEDPPPWAEKVTGGGPLSRRNTAPEAQESGLPSGLRQKLSRMESVELDTPGHFCPDSPESSRLSLERRRYSASPLTLPPAGSVSSPRQSQESLPGAVSPLSGRRRSPGLLERRGSGTLLLDHISQTRPGFLPPLNVSPHPPIPDIRPQAGGRAPSLPAPPHSGAPGSPRTKRKLVRRHSMQTEQIRLLGGFQSLGGPGEPGR